A stretch of SAR324 cluster bacterium DNA encodes these proteins:
- a CDS encoding class III extradiol ring-cleavage dioxygenase, with protein sequence MLRYDYYGFPEQSYHLDYPVPGSSALAETVQLQLRKQGIAAVLEQSRRLDHGVFVPLMLMYPNADIPCIQVSLQQSLDPLAHLQLGQALASLNQEGLLILSSGFPFHNIQAFFRQGSGIPDAKNMAFETWLKEALSNPDLSETERWERLRNWESAPNARYCHPREEHLLPLLVCYGVAQRPCARVETVTVLGKQASSFIW encoded by the coding sequence TTGTTGCGTTACGACTACTACGGATTTCCAGAGCAGTCCTATCATCTTGATTATCCTGTTCCCGGTTCATCAGCACTAGCAGAAACTGTCCAGTTGCAACTCAGAAAACAAGGAATCGCTGCGGTGTTGGAGCAAAGTCGCAGACTGGATCACGGAGTATTTGTACCGTTGATGCTGATGTATCCCAACGCAGACATTCCCTGCATCCAGGTTTCCTTGCAGCAGAGTCTTGACCCATTAGCCCATTTGCAACTCGGGCAGGCCTTGGCTTCTCTGAATCAGGAGGGTTTGCTGATTCTCAGCTCAGGGTTTCCCTTTCACAACATACAGGCTTTCTTCCGGCAGGGCTCAGGAATCCCGGATGCCAAGAATATGGCTTTTGAGACTTGGCTAAAGGAGGCTCTGAGCAATCCTGACTTGTCGGAAACAGAACGGTGGGAACGCCTGCGGAATTGGGAAAGCGCTCCAAACGCAAGATACTGTCACCCTCGAGAGGAGCACCTGTTGCCGCTGCTTGTTTGCTATGGTGTAGCTCAACGCCCTTGTGCAAGAGTAGAAACCGTTACAGTACTGGGCAAGCAGGCTAGCTCCTTCATCTGGTGA
- a CDS encoding fatty acid desaturase family protein codes for MVSTTIPRDYSLIGPEAQKAEEKGLASATWYATPIPRKRMKELMRRSDQPAIRDTAIWLGLLMMTGGFGVYFWGTWWCGPFFFVYGILYGSASDSRWHECGHGTAFRTQWMNQAVYQLACFMIMRSPTGWRWSHTRHHTDTIIVGRDPEIAIGRPARLFRLFLNFFGLIDIPISLAKTVLHSFGQLTAEEADYIPEMERHKVYNVARVWIMVYGLTAAVSVIYQSWLPLMLIGLPRVYGTWLHIIFGLTQHAGLAEDVLDHRHNTRTVYMNPIFRYLYWNMNYHVEHHMFPMVPYHALPALHEEMKAYTAPVYRNMIEAYREIIPALWKQSGDPEFFVPRAVPKPDSTNEQSSPVVAA; via the coding sequence ATGGTGAGTACAACTATCCCCCGAGATTACAGCCTCATTGGACCAGAAGCCCAAAAAGCTGAAGAGAAAGGACTGGCCTCCGCAACTTGGTACGCCACGCCTATCCCCCGCAAACGTATGAAGGAATTGATGCGCCGCTCAGATCAACCAGCTATTCGAGATACAGCCATCTGGTTGGGCCTGCTTATGATGACAGGTGGATTTGGTGTGTATTTCTGGGGAACCTGGTGGTGTGGGCCCTTCTTTTTTGTTTATGGGATTCTTTATGGTAGTGCCTCGGATTCTCGTTGGCACGAGTGCGGTCATGGTACCGCATTTCGCACCCAGTGGATGAATCAAGCTGTGTATCAACTCGCTTGCTTCATGATTATGCGCAGCCCCACAGGATGGCGTTGGTCCCACACACGTCATCACACAGACACAATCATTGTCGGTCGTGATCCTGAGATTGCCATTGGTCGTCCTGCTCGGCTGTTTCGACTGTTCCTTAATTTCTTTGGCCTGATCGATATTCCAATCTCTCTGGCAAAGACAGTCCTACATTCTTTTGGACAGTTGACTGCCGAGGAGGCTGACTATATCCCAGAGATGGAACGACACAAAGTTTACAATGTGGCCCGTGTCTGGATCATGGTCTATGGACTGACTGCTGCGGTTAGTGTGATCTACCAGAGTTGGCTTCCATTGATGCTGATCGGCTTGCCCCGCGTGTATGGAACTTGGTTACACATCATCTTCGGTCTGACCCAGCATGCTGGCCTGGCTGAAGACGTTCTTGATCATCGCCATAACACGCGCACTGTTTATATGAACCCCATCTTTCGCTATCTCTACTGGAACATGAATTATCACGTGGAACACCACATGTTTCCGATGGTTCCATATCATGCGCTCCCTGCTCTTCATGAAGAGATGAAAGCCTATACAGCCCCTGTTTATCGGAATATGATTGAAGCCTACCGTGAGATTATTCCTGCCTTGTGGAAGCAATCTGGTGATCCTGAATTTTTTGTCCCCAGAGCTGTCCCAAAACCAGACTCAACAAATGAGCAATCAAGCCCAGTAGTAGCTGCCTGA